The sequence below is a genomic window from Flavobacterium sediminilitoris.
CCCAAGAAGGTGTTTCTGCACCATTTCCTGCACCAGTATTATTCCCTTCTGTAAGGTATGTTGTGTTTGTTCCTGAATATTCAGATTTAGAACCAGCAACATTTACAAATTGTATTGGATTGAATATTACAAAACCATTATCTACATTTGTGTTTGCAGGAGCATCTTCAGCAGCAGGCTTGATTTTTATACCTTTACTGAAATCTTGAATATAAATATTTTGAGCATTCCATTTTCCTCCGCCTTCTTTGATATACATTCCATGTTCCTCACCGTTTAAAGAACCTTTTAAGATTGTGAAGTTCTTTAAAGTTGCATTTGTAGTTGGTAATGCATCTCCATTATCTCCATTGTTAGAACCTTCAACACCAGCTTTTGCAACATCTTTTATGAAAACATTTTCTAAAGTTCCAGAATATCCGTCTGCAAAGTCAACAGCATCATCTTCACTATGTAAAGCGATTAAATATTTAGCGTTTACAGATCCGCCGAAAAATTCAATTCCATCATCACCACTTTTGTAGGCTTGAACATATTCAACAGTTGTTCCAGAACCTACACCAAATAATGATAATCCGTTGAATTCTTTTTGATTTGTAAATGCAGCACCAGTATATTCAATTCTTAAGTAGCGAATGATACCAGAACTATCATTGTTGTCAGAGCCACCATAAGTTAAATCAGAAACTTCTGCAGTTGCTGTTTCTCCATTAGCTCCACCTTTATTTGTTCTTGCTTTTCCGCAAACTACTAATCCACCCCAATCACCAGGAGCAGGATTTGTTTTTCCACTTGTCATAATAACTGGATTAGTCTCTGTTCCGTTGATGTATATTAAAGCATCTTGTGCTACAGCAATGTAAGAAGATGTTCCTCCTGTTGCTTCAATTCTAGTTCCTGCTGGTATTGTAAGAGTAGCATCTGCTTTAACTACTAAAGAACCTGTTAATTTGTATGTAACGGCTGGGTCTAATGTTAAAGACTGACCTGCTGTTAAAACACCTTTAAAGTTGCTTGGATCAAATGTTTGTGTAGTTTCATTAGAATCATCGTCTCTTGAACATGAAGTCATCAATAAAGCTGTAATAGCTAAGGTTGATAAAAGTAATTTTTTCATTGTAATTGTGTTATTTAATATTTGAATCAAAAGTAGTAGGTGTATGCTACTTGAATTTTATCTCAATGTTATTAGTGTGTTAAAAAGAAATAGGCTAGTTTTTATAAAAACTAGCCTATGTTTCTTTAATGTTAAAAAGATGTTTAGAATTCGTATTTTAACGAAAAACTATAATTTTGGCCTTTCTTATATGAATCTACTACTACGTTTTGAATGTCTTGGTAACGCTCAATTGTAGGGTTTGTAATATTTTTGACAGTAAAACCTAGGCCTAAGTTTTTGTTTAATTTATATTTTAAAACAAAATCGAATGTTCCTACTTTACTATCAATAAGGTTCCCTTTTCCATAAGAACCAATAGCAAAGTTTCTATCTGAAAAATAACTAAAAGCTAATGTTGATTGTAGTCCAGAATCATTTTTAAAATCTTTACTAAAACTAATGTCTGAATTTATTAATAGATCTGAGGCACCTGTTAGTTTTCCTTCTTTTTCTGTGAACGCAACATTGATAGTTCCTTCTGTTTCATTTAAAACTTTTTCTTTATCAAAATCTTGATTTGTATTCATGTATGATATATTTAATCCAAAAGAAAGATTTGTTTTTTCATTTGTAGAAAGGTTTTCTCTTGAAAGAATATTTTTTCTGAATTCAATTTCAGCTCCTAATCCAATTGCTTTTTCGCCAGAGTTTACATAAGAAATATCATTTGTAGCAGAAGCAACAGTTACTTCGTTTATTGGATTTTGAATGTATTTTCCAAAAGTTGTTAAAGAGATAATTTCTCCGCTTTTAGGAAAAAATTCCCATTTTAAATCGAAATTGTAATCTGTAGAGTTATATAAATATGGATTACCAAAATATACTTGATTTACTTCTTCAAATTGGAAAGGAGCTCTTTCTTTAAACTGTGGTAATGTATATGTTTTACTTGCTGCAATTTTTAAGTTTTGTTTTTCATTAAGTTCATATTTTGCAGTAATCATTGGCAAATATTCCATTGTGTCAAAGTTCTTTTTTCCTCCTTGTGGAGCAAGAGCTGTTTTGTATTTGATATCTTGAATGATAAATTCAGAACGGAAACCCGCAATTACATATAGTTTTGGATTGAATTGATATTCAATAGCTCCATAACCAGCAGAAATAATTTGTTGGCCATTAAAATTTTGAGGGTTAAGAGCATTAGGATCTCCTAATCCACCATTAAACGTTTCTATCACAAATAACCCAGCATTGAAGTTGTTTTGATTGAAATAGCCATCAATGTTATTTAAGTCGATTGTTGGTTGCGCGACGGTTTGAATGTCAAAGTTAAATTGTGTTGCATCAAAATTTAATTTCTTATATCTTATACTATATCCTGCAATTACTTTTCCTTTGTATTTATCACTATCTTTACTGAATTTATAAGATAAATTAGCATTAGCAGCAACTTCATCATCAGTCATTTCTTGATAATATCTGTGGTTTTCAGATTGATTATTTTCAGCAACTTTTATATTTGACAAATCTCCATTATCATTAACAGGAATAAAAGTATTCTGCATTCTGTCTGGAACAATATTTTTCATCATGTTGTATGATGTTCCCCAGTTTAAATCAATTCTATCTGAAAATGTATGTTCTCCAAGTAGTTGATTTACTAATAAAGATGTTCTTTCAAAAGTAGAACGTCTAATAAATCCACCACCATTTGCAGCAATATCAAAAATGTCAATTATTCCTGTATATTCTTCGTGTTTTTGATTAGAAGAATTGATATACATGGAATTAAAGCGTAAATTGTTATTGTTGTTTATTTTATAATTGACGTTAGCCATCAAATTAGTGTTTGTTTGATAATTATATGATTGCTTAAATAAATCTCTTTTTGCAATCCCTTGTACATTAACACTTCCTCTTGAAACTCCTTCTTTAAATGTATATCCATTGTCGAAAGAAGAATTGATAAAGAAGCTTAATTTTCCATTTTCACTTACTGAATATGAATCGCCTCCTCTTAAATAAAATGAGCTATTTATTGGTGTTTGAGCTCTTTTGTCCCAACTGGTATTAAAATTGTAACCACTAAAAGGGCTGTTAGGATATTTTTGATTGCTGAATCCATGAAAACTTGGACCATCTTGTAAATAGAATTTGTCTTGTTTAATTGCATTTGAGTTTACTCCAAAACCAGTTCCTATTTCTAGTGTTCCGCTACCTTTGTAATTTTTAGAAACAATATCAATGTTTGCTCCTGCAAAATCACCATAATTTTTGTAATTGAATGTTTTATCAATGCCAATATATTCAACAATATCTGTAGAGAAAATATCTAAGCTAATATTCTTTTTAGTTGGATTGTTAGATGGTAATGGCAATCCATTCATTGTAGTAGTGTTATATCGATCTCCTAATCCACGAACATAAATGTTTCCTGAACCTTCTTGTTTTGTAATTCCTGTTGTTTTAGTTACTGCCGATGCTACATCGCTAATACCTTTTTTAGAAATCTCTTCAGCTCCTATCGCTTGTTTGATTTCAACCGCTTTTTGTTGCTCTTGTAGTAAAGCTTGCTCGCTTTCTTTAGTTACAGAATGTGTTATTACTACATCTTGTAATTGAACACCACTTGCTTCAAGTGTGTGATTAATTACTTTTTTTTCTCCAGCTTTAATTGTAAAAGGGATTTCTTTTGTTTCGTAACCTAGATATCCAATTTCTAAAACATAACTTCCTGGCTTAACAGATAGTGTATATTTTCCCATGTCATCTGTTGAAGTGCCAATTGTTGTTCCTTTTATTACTATATTAGCAAAAGGTAATGGCTCGTTGTTGAATTCTTTATCTAAAATAACTCCTGTTACTGTTCCTGTTTGGCCGAAAGAGTAAAGGCTAATAAATAAAAAGCTTAATAAAAATTGTAGTTTCATTATTGTGTTGTTGAAATTTGGTGCAAAGGAACTCTAACAAGATTATCAAACTGTTACTGTCAAGTTATAAAAAAGTTTTATAAACGTTACTTAAATGTTAAGTCATTAAATTATCGTTAAGAGCTTGATAGGTTTCATATTATATTTACCTTTACAATCAATAAAGAGAACTTTATTATATTATGAAAAAAAGAGAAATTAAGATTTTATTAGTTGATGATGAGCCAGATATCTTAGAGATTATTGGTTATAATTTGTCACAAGAAGGCTATCAAATTGTAACTGCTTCAAATGGAAAAGAAGCTGTTGCTAAGGCAAAAAAAGAGCTTCCACATTTAATAATTATGGATGTTATGATGCCTGAAATGGATGGTATTGAAGCATGTGAAAATATTAGAAAATTTTCAGAATTAGAGAATACAATCATCACTTTCTTGACTGCTAGATCTGAAGATTATTCTCAGGTTGCAGGCTTTGATGCAGGTGCGGATGATTATATTGCAAAGCCTATAAAGCCTAAAGTTTTGGTTAGCAAAGTAAAAGCGCTTTTAAGGAGGTTAAAAGATGATGTTTCTGCTACTGATACTTTAAAAGTAGGTGATATTGAAATTAATAGAGAAGAATATAAAATCATTCGTCAAGATGAAGAGATAGTACTTCCTAGAAAAGAATTTGAATTGTTTTATCTTTTAGCGACTAAGCCTGGAAAGGTT
It includes:
- a CDS encoding TonB-dependent receptor, whose protein sequence is MKLQFLLSFLFISLYSFGQTGTVTGVILDKEFNNEPLPFANIVIKGTTIGTSTDDMGKYTLSVKPGSYVLEIGYLGYETKEIPFTIKAGEKKVINHTLEASGVQLQDVVITHSVTKESEQALLQEQQKAVEIKQAIGAEEISKKGISDVASAVTKTTGITKQEGSGNIYVRGLGDRYNTTTMNGLPLPSNNPTKKNISLDIFSTDIVEYIGIDKTFNYKNYGDFAGANIDIVSKNYKGSGTLEIGTGFGVNSNAIKQDKFYLQDGPSFHGFSNQKYPNSPFSGYNFNTSWDKRAQTPINSSFYLRGGDSYSVSENGKLSFFINSSFDNGYTFKEGVSRGSVNVQGIAKRDLFKQSYNYQTNTNLMANVNYKINNNNNLRFNSMYINSSNQKHEEYTGIIDIFDIAANGGGFIRRSTFERTSLLVNQLLGEHTFSDRIDLNWGTSYNMMKNIVPDRMQNTFIPVNDNGDLSNIKVAENNQSENHRYYQEMTDDEVAANANLSYKFSKDSDKYKGKVIAGYSIRYKKLNFDATQFNFDIQTVAQPTIDLNNIDGYFNQNNFNAGLFVIETFNGGLGDPNALNPQNFNGQQIISAGYGAIEYQFNPKLYVIAGFRSEFIIQDIKYKTALAPQGGKKNFDTMEYLPMITAKYELNEKQNLKIAASKTYTLPQFKERAPFQFEEVNQVYFGNPYLYNSTDYNFDLKWEFFPKSGEIISLTTFGKYIQNPINEVTVASATNDISYVNSGEKAIGLGAEIEFRKNILSRENLSTNEKTNLSFGLNISYMNTNQDFDKEKVLNETEGTINVAFTEKEGKLTGASDLLINSDISFSKDFKNDSGLQSTLAFSYFSDRNFAIGSYGKGNLIDSKVGTFDFVLKYKLNKNLGLGFTVKNITNPTIERYQDIQNVVVDSYKKGQNYSFSLKYEF
- a CDS encoding response regulator transcription factor, encoding MKKREIKILLVDDEPDILEIIGYNLSQEGYQIVTASNGKEAVAKAKKELPHLIIMDVMMPEMDGIEACENIRKFSELENTIITFLTARSEDYSQVAGFDAGADDYIAKPIKPKVLVSKVKALLRRLKDDVSATDTLKVGDIEINREEYKIIRQDEEIVLPRKEFELFYLLATKPGKVFTREEILDKVWGNEVVVGGRTIDVHIRKLREKIGDDFFKTIKGVGYKLEF